Proteins encoded by one window of Arachis ipaensis cultivar K30076 chromosome B04, Araip1.1, whole genome shotgun sequence:
- the LOC110271388 gene encoding uncharacterized protein LOC110271388 yields the protein MASNINHQVATYYRYNYLHSVRHHRDEFRLDQPAELVLDSRDNYQGWRQAMNLELESRKMLWFVHGTDKEVMMNEPKIYREWEDRKEHVLSWILDSISEKIKIIIAEDSSNNEVGLWKALMKFFSHHDHQSIISDIKEEIKSLRQERRTLMEYKIKFDALWMEYDMLDVNNDKSKREQERAKRFLEGLNATFDKTRSLIKKQTPFPSLENFFDLVAREDHDEALIFSVHIQDQPVKVHTGIDEKQPILLSDIHVHELKPTPAGAPYRCDGCKERGCGRSYRCEEKNCSKGYVLHEECANAVLHRQDKKSHPFFEGQEFEFRDKVHGKPRVCNACRMDVRGFVYHSEARKKDTGLDLHPCCLNLSREISYEDSGATKTLTLKRDVPENCVQCKRKKVGDDIKVKGWSYSTSDGDYCYHVSCFKELFLESLSNYFPEKKMQTNTVENNKKVAKVRGPSTSKDNIFKIATLVLKIIFSALFGDPVSFVLALVEGTVTAAFNN from the exons ATGGCTTCAAATATTAACCATCAAGTAGCTACCTATTACCGTTACAATTACCTTCACTCTGTGCGTCATCATCGTGATGAATTCAGGTTAGATCAACCTGCTGAATTGGTTCTGGATTCACGCGACAATTACCAAGGGTGGCGCCAAGCGATGAACTTGGAGCTCGAAAGTAGAAAGATGCTGTGGTTTGTGCATGGCACCGATAAAGAGGTGATGATGAACGAACCAAAAATCTATAGAGAATGGGAGGATCGCAAAGAGCATGTTCTGTCATGGATCCTCGATTCCATCTCGGAGaagataaaaattattattgcgGAAGATTCGTCCAATAATGAAGTTGGCCTGTGGAAAGCTTTGATGAAATTTTTCTCCCACCATGATCATCAGTCCATAATCTCAGATATTAAGGAAGAAATCAAATCCCTCAGACAAGAAAGACGAACTCTGATGGAATATAAGATCAAGTTCGATGCGCTTTGGATGGAATATGACATGCTCGATGTGAACAATGACAAGAGCAAGAGGGAGCAAGAAAGAGCCAAGAGGTTCCTTGAGGGTTTGAATGCCACCTTCGATAAAACAAGATCACTGATAAAGAAACAGACACCTTTTCCATCGCTTGAGAATTTCTTTGATTTGGTAGCTCGAGAAGATCATGATGAAGCATTGATATTCAGCGTGCATATCCAAGATCAACCCGTCAAAG TGCACACCGGAATTGATGAGAAGCAGCCGATTCTTCTTTCCGATATCCATGTACACGAGTTAAAGCCAACGCCAGCCGGAGCACCATATCGCTGCGATGGATGTAAAGAACGAGGGTGTGGACGCAGTTACCGTTGTGAAGAAAAAAATTGCAGTAAAGGTTATGTCCTACATGAAGAATGTGCAAACGCTGTTCTTCATCGTCAAGACAAGAAAAGTCATCCATTTTTCGAAGGACAAGAATTCGAGTTCCGAGATAAAGTCCATGGGAAGCCTAGGGTTTGTAATGCTTGTAGAATGGACGTGCGAGGCTTTGTGTATCATAGCGAAGCTAGAAAAAAGGACACAGGCTTGGATTTGCATCCATGTTGTTTGAACCTAAGTCGCGAGATTTCTTATGAAGATTCAGGTGCAACAAAGACACTCACATTGAAACGAGATGTTCCGGAAAACTGTGTTCAATGTAAGCGTAAAAAAGTTGGGGATGATATCAAAGTTAAAGGGTGGTCATATTCAACTTCCGATGGAGATTATTGCTAtcatgtttcttgttttaagGAACTGTTTCTTGAGAGTTTGAGTAATTATTTCCCGGAAAAGAAAATGCAGACCAATACTGTTGAGAATAATAAGAAAGTTGCCAAAGTTAGAGGACCATCAACTTCCAAAGATAATATTTTCAAGATAGCAACATTGGTACTCAAGATAATATTTTCAGCTCTTTTTGGagatcctgtttcttttgttCTTGCTCTAGTGGAAGGCACAGTTACCGCCGCTTTTAATAATTAA
- the LOC107635674 gene encoding uncharacterized protein LOC107635674, which produces MDSSSSSSHRGSSINEEKHIVLPGIHEHALMSTPPGAPYSCDGCKEGGCGRSYRCEEKNCRGYVLHEECASAVLHRENPVSHSFFKGEVFAFLEKPLGRPRDCDACRMEVKGFVYHRKATKDVDDTGLDLHPCCSKLRDNISYEESHATKTLTLQQNVPKKCRLCERKKFGDDNKVKGWSYVTSDGDCFHVFCFKDLFLEKLKEEDSSQEKAVVSRMQTNNVTGNNMKVVKKVGGKSNSKGSEITKVVAKTATTVVVKLLFSLILGGGHPIALLPALVGLFSTSSSSS; this is translated from the exons ATGGATAGCTCTTCCTCTTCGAGTCACCGTGGATCTTCTATAAATG AGGAGAAGCATATTGTTCTTCCCGGCATCCATGAACACGCGTTAATGTCAACGCCACCCGGAGCGCCATATAGCTGCGATGGATGTAAAGAAGGAGGGTGTGGACGCAGTTACCGTTGTGAAGAAAAGAATTGCAGAGGTTATGTCCTCCATGAAGAATGTGCAAGCGCTGTTCTTCATCGTGAAAACCCCGTAAGTCATTCATTTTTCAAAGGAGAAGTATTCGCGTTCCTAGAGAAACCTCTTGGGCGTCCTAGGGATTGTgatgcatgtagaatggaagtgaaagGGTTTGTGTATCATCGCAAAGCTACAAAAGATGTCGACGACACAGGCTTGGATTTGCATCCATGTTGTTCGAAGCTAAGAGACAACATTTCTTATGAAGAGTCACACGCGACAAAGACACTCACATTGCAACAAAACGTTCCGAAAAAGTGTCGCCTATGTGAGCGTAAGAAATTTGGGGACGATAACAAAGTTAAAGGGTGGTCATATGTAACTTCCGATGGAGATTGCTTTCATGTTTTTTGTTTTAAGGACTTGTTtcttgagaaactcaaagaggaAGATTCCTCCCAAGAGAAAGCTGTAGTGTCAAGAATGCAGACCAATAATGTTACTGGGAATAATATGAAGGTTGTAAAAAAAGTTGGaggaaaatcaaattcaaaaggaTCAGAGATAACGAAGGTGGTGGCGAAGACAGCCACAACAGTGGTAGTCAAGCTATTGTTTTCATTAATTCTTGGAGGAGGACATCCAATTGCTCTTCTTCCTGCTCTTGTGGGATTGTTTTCTACTAGCTCCTCCTCCTCTTAA